From Gallaecimonas pentaromativorans, the proteins below share one genomic window:
- a CDS encoding 4a-hydroxytetrahydrobiopterin dehydratase, whose translation MTALANQQCEACQAGAPKVSDDELKTLMREIPDWAPMARDGVLQLERVYKFKNFKQAWAFANKVAELAEAEFHHPGILMEWGKVTVTWWTHAIGGLHRNDFIMAAKTDQLL comes from the coding sequence GTGACGGCACTTGCCAACCAACAATGTGAGGCCTGCCAGGCCGGCGCGCCCAAGGTCAGCGATGACGAGCTCAAAACCCTGATGCGCGAAATTCCCGATTGGGCGCCCATGGCCCGCGACGGCGTGCTGCAACTGGAGCGGGTGTATAAGTTCAAGAACTTCAAGCAGGCTTGGGCCTTTGCCAACAAGGTGGCTGAGCTTGCCGAAGCAGAGTTTCACCATCCGGGCATTTTGATGGAGTGGGGCAAGGTCACCGTTACCTGGTGGACCCACGCCATCGGCGGCCTGCACCGCAACGATTTCATCATGGCCGCCAAGACCGATCAGCTGCTTTGA
- the phhA gene encoding phenylalanine 4-monooxygenase produces the protein MAKGTKYTSKMPDAAGVIHYSAEENAVWQTLITRQMACVQGRACQEYIDGLALLDLPTDRIPQLGEINAVLGRTTGWQVAQVPALIPFDEFFRLLANKAFPVATFIRTEEELDYLQEPDIFHEIFGHCPLLTNPDFAHFTHLYGQLGLKASKEDRVFLARLYWFTVEFGLVNTEKGLRIYGGGVLSSPGETRYALESDKPLRKPFSALDALRTPYRIDIMQPVYYVLENVHQLFDIAQLDIMALVSEARQLGLFEPRFAPKEKKAS, from the coding sequence ATGGCTAAAGGCACTAAATACACCTCGAAAATGCCCGATGCAGCGGGCGTTATCCACTACAGCGCCGAAGAAAACGCCGTGTGGCAGACCCTTATCACTCGCCAGATGGCCTGTGTACAAGGGCGCGCCTGCCAGGAATACATCGACGGCTTGGCGCTTTTGGACCTTCCCACCGACCGTATTCCCCAGCTTGGGGAGATCAACGCTGTGCTGGGGCGCACCACCGGCTGGCAGGTGGCTCAGGTTCCGGCCCTTATTCCTTTTGACGAGTTCTTCCGGTTGCTGGCCAACAAAGCGTTTCCGGTGGCCACCTTTATCCGCACCGAAGAAGAGCTCGACTACCTGCAAGAGCCCGATATCTTCCACGAGATTTTTGGCCACTGCCCCTTGCTGACCAACCCCGACTTTGCCCACTTTACCCACCTGTACGGGCAGCTTGGGCTTAAGGCCAGCAAAGAAGACAGGGTGTTCCTGGCACGGCTTTACTGGTTTACCGTGGAGTTTGGCCTGGTCAATACCGAAAAGGGTCTTCGCATCTACGGCGGCGGCGTCCTCTCCTCGCCTGGGGAAACCCGCTACGCTCTGGAATCGGACAAACCGCTGCGCAAACCGTTTAGCGCCTTGGATGCCCTGCGTACCCCTTATCGCATCGATATCATGCAGCCGGTCTATTATGTGCTCGAGAACGTGCATCAGCTGTTTGATATTGCCCAGCTCGATATCATGGCGCTGGTGAGCGAGGCCCGGCAACTGGGCCTGTTCGAGCCCCGTTTTGCCCCTAAAGAAAAGAAAGCCAGTTAA